A window from Primulina eburnea isolate SZY01 chromosome 2, ASM2296580v1, whole genome shotgun sequence encodes these proteins:
- the LOC140823981 gene encoding protein S40-4-like, which yields MAAERSHRYLGSGVDQLNPASGGDQFEFDEADIWKVGEIILPEGGKTVLSSSRTLRIPARRRVDVDRLPVGSKSLPVNIPNWFKIVHSECITRASDRGGDREGDEEGGNDHKIPPHEYLARTRVASMSVQEGVGRTLKGRDLSNLRNAVLKKTGIED from the coding sequence ATGGCAGCTGAGAGGAGCCACCGCTATCTTGGCAGCGGCGTCGACCAGCTCAACCCTGCATCGGGCGGAGATCAATTCGAATTCGACGAAGCTGACATCTGGAAAGTCGGAGAAATCATTCTACCCGAAGGCGGCAAAACTGTACTTTCAAGCTCGCGTACACTTCGAATACCGGCGAGGAGGCGTGTTGATGTGGATCGGTTGCCCGTAGGATCGAAATCTCTGCCAGTAAATATCCCGAACTGGTTCAAAATCGTCCATAGCGAGTGTATAACCCGCGCCAGTGATCGGGGAGGAGATCGCGAAGGCGACGAGGAAGGCGGAAACGATCACAAAATACCTCCACACGAGTATTTGGCAAGGACAAGAGTCGCTTCCATGTCCGTGCAGGAAGGGGTGGGCAGGACGTTGAAAGGGAGGGATTTGAGTAACTTGCGAAATGCGGTTCTGAAGAAAACCGGCATTGAAGACTAA
- the LOC140817711 gene encoding large ribosomal subunit protein uL11 — MPPKFDPSQVVDVFVRVTGGEVGAASSLAPKIGPLGLSPKKIGEDIAKETAKDWKGLRVTVKLTVQNRQAKVTVVPSAAALVIKALKEPERDRKKTKNIKHNGNISLDDVIEIAKVMRSRSMAKDLSGTVKEILGTCVSVGCTVDGKDPKDLQQEISDGDVEIPLD, encoded by the coding sequence ATGCCGCCGAAGTTCGACCCGAGCCAGGTAGTGGACGTGTTTGTCCGGGTTACCGGCGGTGAGGTCGGGGCGGCCAGCTCCCTCGCACCTAAGATCGGTCCCCTCGGTCTCTCTCCCAAGAAGATCGGTGAGGATATCGCGAAGGAAACTGCCAAAGACTGGAAGGGCCTTCGCGTCACCGTTAAGCTCACTGTCCAGAATCGACAGGCAAAGGTTACCGTCGTCCCATCCGCCGCCGCACTCGTCATCAAGGCGCTCAAGGAACCGGAACGCGATCGCAAGAAGACGAAGAACATCAAGCACAACGGCAACATCTCTCTCGATGACGTCATCGAGATTGCCAAAGTAATGAGGTCACGCTCCATGGCTAAGGATTTGAGTGGCACAGTAAAGGAGATACTGGGGACATGTGTTTCCGTTGGATGTACGGTGGATGGAAAGGATCCTAAGGATCTTCAGCAGGAGATTTCCGATGGGGATGTCGAGATTCCACTGGATTGA
- the LOC140817722 gene encoding origin of replication complex subunit 3-like gives MFTLFRIAFEPIAWLWRWNCGSILSQETVVQQALDLPSIQRFCQSSSSNDIWVFGWSKIKEFCNLWNSMVLCLYEVGKCQKIALLDLYCEILEREGSFSC, from the exons ATGTTTACTCTGTTTAGAATTGCATTTGAACCCATTGCATGGCTTTGGAGGTGGAACTGTGGAAGTATTTTGTCCCAAGAAACTGTGGTCCAGCAAGCTTTGGATCTTCCGTCCATCCAGAG ATTTTGTCAGTCTAGCTCTAGCAATGACATCTGGGTCTTTGGTTGGTCCAAAATAAAAGAATTTTGTAATCTATGGAACTCTATGGTCTTG TGCTTGTATGAAGTTGGAAAGTGTCAGAAAATCGCCCTGTTAGATCTGTACTGTGAGATACTTGAACGTGAG GGATCTTTCAGCTGCTGA